The following coding sequences lie in one Vibrio splendidus genomic window:
- the nrdG gene encoding anaerobic ribonucleoside-triphosphate reductase-activating protein, producing MNYHQYHPIDVVNGPGTRCTLFVSGCVHQCRGCYNQSTQRLDSGHLFTQELQDQIISDLNDPRIKRRGLSLSGGDPLHPANVSEVLKLVQRVKAKCEGKDIWMWTGYKLDELDDKQKQVLEYVDTLIDGRFEQDKADPMLDWRGSSNQIIHRFTDL from the coding sequence ATGAATTATCACCAATATCACCCAATCGACGTTGTAAACGGCCCAGGAACACGCTGCACTTTGTTTGTGTCGGGTTGTGTACACCAATGTCGCGGGTGCTATAACCAGTCGACACAAAGATTGGACTCTGGGCATTTGTTTACTCAAGAGCTACAAGACCAAATTATCTCTGACCTCAATGATCCGCGAATTAAGCGTCGTGGTTTATCGCTTTCTGGTGGCGATCCTCTGCATCCTGCAAACGTGTCTGAAGTGCTTAAGCTTGTTCAGCGGGTAAAAGCAAAATGTGAAGGTAAAGACATCTGGATGTGGACTGGCTACAAACTCGACGAACTCGATGATAAACAGAAGCAAGTGCTTGAATACGTAGATACTTTGATTGATGGTCGCTTCGAGCAAGATAAAGCGGATCCAATGTTAGATTGGCGTGGTAGTTCAAACCAAATTATTCATCGATTTACTGACTTATAA
- a CDS encoding MATE family efflux transporter, translating to MPINFSHINHRRNAMLSTYRYLDKEFWQKLLHIGLPVSLQTMLFSLLGVVDIFMVNQLGDSATAAVGVGNRIFFFNLIMVSGISGAVSVLASQYFGAGNFNGIRRTLAQSWALSIVAIIPFVLIYTLAPESVVSVVASDPDYVRLATDYLWITGASLIGTAIVVPLESALRSVGEARLPTKISIWAIIVNAILNALLIFGLFGFPELGVVGAAIGTTVSRFFQTIALFVMAKKHYTHLFPTRSNWRDAILPKHRKKYFKIAIPMLIHDTAWAGGILIYNVIVGQMGVGELAIISLLSPVESILISAFMGFAVAASIILGNEIGAKNYQRVENTAWGYVLVSCGLAALLALMCWFAKPAIVYMIGLTHLELKDTAVNVTLVMALGMILRVFNMVGIGGVLKSGGDINYSIFIDLFGQWAIGIPLAYFTALVLGWPLEWVLMIVLLEELAKIVLTSQRIQSKKWINNLIDEPEHIPI from the coding sequence ATGCCGATAAACTTCTCGCATATTAACCACAGGAGAAATGCGATGCTCTCGACATATCGTTATTTGGACAAAGAGTTTTGGCAAAAACTATTACACATTGGTTTACCTGTCTCATTGCAAACCATGTTGTTTTCATTACTAGGCGTGGTCGATATTTTTATGGTCAATCAGCTTGGTGATTCTGCAACCGCCGCTGTGGGCGTTGGCAACCGCATTTTCTTCTTCAACTTGATCATGGTATCGGGGATTAGCGGCGCCGTCAGCGTGCTAGCTTCGCAATATTTTGGTGCGGGTAATTTCAACGGGATTAGACGCACACTAGCGCAATCGTGGGCATTGTCGATTGTCGCCATTATCCCGTTTGTGTTGATTTATACATTGGCTCCTGAATCAGTGGTGTCTGTGGTGGCCTCAGACCCTGATTACGTCCGCTTGGCAACGGATTACCTTTGGATAACAGGAGCCAGCTTAATTGGTACCGCGATAGTAGTGCCACTAGAAAGCGCACTGCGATCGGTCGGCGAAGCTAGGCTGCCCACCAAGATCAGCATCTGGGCGATCATCGTCAATGCGATCCTCAATGCCTTATTGATCTTTGGCTTGTTTGGATTTCCAGAACTGGGTGTGGTTGGCGCGGCAATCGGTACTACGGTGTCTCGATTTTTTCAAACGATTGCCCTGTTTGTTATGGCAAAGAAACACTACACCCACCTATTCCCAACACGAAGCAATTGGCGCGATGCGATATTACCGAAGCATAGAAAGAAGTATTTCAAGATAGCGATTCCTATGTTGATTCATGACACGGCTTGGGCGGGTGGCATTCTGATTTATAACGTTATTGTTGGTCAGATGGGTGTTGGCGAGCTTGCGATAATCTCATTATTATCACCAGTAGAAAGCATCTTGATCTCGGCGTTCATGGGCTTTGCCGTCGCTGCTTCGATCATTTTAGGCAACGAGATCGGCGCAAAGAACTATCAACGTGTTGAGAATACCGCTTGGGGATATGTATTGGTCAGCTGTGGGCTTGCGGCTCTGTTAGCCTTGATGTGCTGGTTTGCTAAACCCGCGATCGTATACATGATCGGCCTTACTCACTTAGAGCTAAAAGACACGGCCGTAAACGTCACCTTAGTCATGGCACTCGGCATGATACTGAGAGTCTTCAATATGGTTGGTATCGGCGGTGTGCTGAAAAGTGGTGGAGACATCAACTACAGCATCTTCATCGATCTGTTTGGCCAATGGGCGATTGGTATTCCCCTTGCCTACTTTACTGCGCTGGTGTTGGGTTGGCCGCTAGAATGGGTTTTGATGATTGTGTTACTCGAAGAGCTAGCCAAAATAGTTCTGACCAGTCAGAGGATTCAATCCAAGAAATGGATAAACAACCTAATCGACGAGCCTGAGCACATTCCTATTTAA